Below is a window of Leucobacter sp. Psy1 DNA.
TGCAGCGTTCGCGAATGTGCAGCCCCACTCCGGCGCTTCGGCGAACGCCGCCGTGCTCTCCGCGATCGCGGAGCCCGGTGACACGATTCTCGGTCTCGAACTCGCTCACGGCGGCCACCTCACGCACGGCATGCACTTGAACTTCTCGGGCAAGCTCTACAACGTCGTCTCGTACGGCGTCGACCCTGAAACGATGCTCGTCGACATGGACGTGGTCCGCGAGAAGGCCAGGGAGCACCGCCCCAAGGTCATCATCGCCGGGTGGTCGGCGTACCCCAGGCAGCTCGACTTCGCCGCGTTCCGCGAGATCGCCGACGAGGTTGGCGCGACCCTGTGGGTCGACATGGCTCACTTCGCCGGCCTGGTCGCTGCCGGGCTGCACCCCAGCCCGGTGCCGCACGCGCACGTTGTCTCGTCGACGGTGCACAAGACCATCGGCGGTCCGCGCTCCGGCTTCATCCTGTCGAACGACAAGGAGCTCGGCAAGAAGCTGAACTCCAACGTCTTCCCCGGCCAGCAGGGCGGCCCGCTCATGCACGTCATCGCCGCGAAGGCGACCGCGTTCAAGCTCGCCGCGAGCGACGCGTTCGCCGAGCGCCAGCAGCGCACCCTGTCGGGCGCTCGACTGCTCGCCGACGCGCTGACGACGGACGCCTCGCGCGCCGCGGGCGTCGACGTGCTCACGGGCGGCACAGATGTGCACCTCGTGCTTGCCGATCTGCGCAACTCGCAGCTCGACGGCCAGCAGGCGGAGGATGCGCTCCACGCGGTCGGCATCACGGTGAACCGTAACTCGGTACCGTTCGATCCGCGCCCTCCGATGGTGACCAGCGGACTCCGGATCGGCACGCCAGCGCTCGCCACCCGAGGCTTCGGCGATGCCGAGTTCGCCGAGGTATCGGAGATCATCGCGCAGGTGCTGCAGCAGACCGGCGACACGGACGAGCAGCGCTCACGCGTCACCGCGCTCGCCGAGCGCTTCCCGCTGTACGCCGGCTTGGAAGAGTGGTAACGGATGAGTGCGCAGACGCTCGACGGGAAGGCCGCTGCGGCTGAGATCAAGCAGGAGCTGACTGAACGGGTCGCTGCCCTCGCCGAGCGCGGCGTCGTGCCTGGACTCGCGACGGTGCTCGTCGGGGAAGATCCCGGCTCCCAGTGGTACGTGGCGGGCAAGCATCGCGACTGCGCCGAGGTCGGTATCGCATCGATCAAGCGCGAGTTGCCTGAGACCGTCACCCAGGAGGAGCTCGAGACCGTCATCGACGAGCTCAACGAGAATCCGGAGTGCACGGGCTACATCGTGCAGCTGCCGCTGCCGAAGCACATCGACACGCACCGGATCCTCGAGCGCGTCTCGCCCGACAAGGATGCCGACGGGCTGCACCCGATGAACCTCGGCAGGCTCGTACTCAACGCCAACTCCGAGATCTCCTCGCCGCTGCCGTGCACGCCTCGCGGCGTCATCGAGCTCGTGGAGCGGAACGGCCTGTCGTGGGCCGGGAAGCACGTCGTGGTGATCGGCCGCGGGGTGACGGTGGGGCGGCCGATGGGGCCGCTGCTCACCCGGCGCGAGTACAACGCGACGGTCACGCTCACCCACACCGGCACGCGCGATCTCGGGGCCGTGCTCCGCACCGCCGACGTGATCGTCGGCGCTGCCGGCGTCGAAGGCATCGTGCAGGCCGAGCACGTGCAGCCCGGTGCCATCGTGCTCGACGTGGGGGTCTCGCGCAAGACCGACCCGGAGACGGGGAAGAGCCGCGTCGTCGGTGACATCGACCCAGGTGTTGCCGAGGTCGCCGGGTGGATGTCGCCAAATCCTGGCGGCGTCGGGCCCATGACGCGCGCGCTGCTGCTCAAGAACGTCGTCGAGATGGCCGAGCGCGCGGCCGGCTGAGCGATCAGCCGGCCGACGCAGGCTATTCCGCGCTCTGCAGGGCCTCTTGAGCTTCGGCCAGGAGGCCCTGCAGCGTCTGCACGACGCGGGAGAGACTCTCGGTGCTCACCTCAAGTTCGACGTCGCCGTCGATGCCGAGGTGCCACCACACGTGGCGATCACCATCGCGCTGCCACCTGCCGACGAGGAGCGACGCCTCGACGGCGTGATCGACCAACTCGTCGTCGACGATCGCCCGCTTGCGCATCACGATCGGAATCGGGGCCCCATCGTCGCGATGGGATCGATCCTCCGGGTGGTCGTGATCAGTGTGTACGACGCTGCACCACGGCGGGCACAGCTGCTGCTGCCATTCTGCGGTCTCCAAGACACCCTCTCTCATCGGTTGGGGTGGCGTGGCACTGCCACACTATCTTGGAGGTCTGACATCACCGTCCGCGGAGGTCGGGCCAGGGCTGGGGAAGCAGGCTGTCGAGTGTGACGTCGAGCTGCTGGGCGATGGCCATGAGATTGCGCAGCGTCGGGTTCGCCGGAGTGCCCGGGGCGGATTCGCCCTTCTCGAGCTTCTGATAGGTGTACCGGGTGATTCCCGCGGAGTAGGCGAGGCGCTCCTGGCTGAGACCGTGCTCGATGCGCAGGCGGTGCAATCGCGATCCGAGCTCTCGGGTGTAGGTGGTCCAGTCGGGGCTGGAGGGCTGCTGAGTCACCGGTCAAGTATGCCGAGGCTCGACGACCGATGTGGCCTAACCCATGTGCTATTCGGCGAATCATTCATGCATCCTATACAAGTCATCTGATGCAAGAAGTTGACGCGCCGTGGGCTCAGGTTTCCGGGGTGGCCTAGTGGCCGCTCAGGTCTGGCCAGGGTTGAGGGAGCAGGGTGTCGAGCGTGACGTCGAGCTGCTGGGCGATGGCCATGAGGTTGCGCAGCGTCGGGTTTGCCGGAGTGCCCGGGGCGGATTCGCCTTTCTCGAGTTTCTGGTAGGTGTACCGGGTGATGCCGGCCGAGTAGGCGAGGCGCTCCTGGCTGAACCCGTGCTCGATGCGCAGTCGGTGCAGGCGGGCGCCCAGCGCCTGTGCGTAGCCCACCCAGTCCGGTGCGTCGCTGTCAGGTGTCACTGCATCAGTATGCGGACCCTCGGTTCGTGCGGCGGCCTTTTCCATTTGCCAATCGTCCAATCAGTAATGCATAATGTAAGTGTCATACTCGGTGGTCGGATCGCTCGCCCTCCGACGCGACACGTTCGAGACACAAGTGAATACAGTCACCATCACCCAGCCGCGAGAAGGGTTCCCGTGGCACCCGACCGGTTTCCCGCTGTTCCTGAGTGTGTTCATCTCCCCCTCATCGCACTCGGCGCACCGGCCCGTTCGGGCGGCGTGATGGTCGTGGCCGAACACCCTGGGTGCGATGGTGGGTGTTCGGCTCCGGCGGACTCGCGCATGCGGGTCCGAGCGGTGGTCGTGCGGTTTCCAGTGCCCGCACGGCCACCGTGCCGCCGGAGCGGCGCGGCAATGCACCCGCGCTACTGTACCCGAGGTCTTGTTCGGAAGCCGAACTCAGCGGAGGCGCTGGCGTCGACTCAGCCTGGCATCGACTACGGCGAGGATCGCGACGACCGCGAACCCAATCACGGCGAGCGCTAGAGCGAGAGGCCAGTTCGCGGCCGGTGCCGCGAGCTCGCGGCTCTCAGACTGCCAGGGCCACAGGGTGCGCATCGCTCCGACCATGACGCCTGTCAGGACGACGAGGGTGATCCGGCGGCGATGGTGCAGCAGCCACTCGAGGCCCTTCACGATCGAGACGACGCCGACCATCAGCCCGAGGGCGAAGACGCCGAGGTAGGCGAGGTCGCGTTCGTCGACCGCTCGCAGCGTGGGTTCGTAGAGCCCGAAGGTCAGTAGGAGGAACGATCCGGAGAGTCCGGGGAGCAGCAGCGCGCTCACCGCTATCGCTGCGGCGATGATCAAGACGAGCGGTGAGGGTTCCAGCGTTGTCGGGGGGATGGAGACGAGCCAGAACGCTAGTGCGCCTGCCGCGATCCCGGCGAGCGCATGGTGCCAGCGGATTCCGGCGATACCCGCCATGCGGAGGGGGATCGAGATCGAGGCGAGCACCATTCCGAAGAATGCGGCGCGGGTGAGTTCCGGGTAGGTCTCGACCAGGTCGGCGACCGGCCCGGCCGCGGTGAAGAGGGCGAGCGCCATGCCGATGAGCACGGGCACGACGAGCTTCCAGTCGACCTGCTTCAGGTGAGTGGCGATGCTCGCTCCGCGGTCAGGGCCCGTGACCGCGCGGCGTCCCGCCGAGACGACGTGCGAGGCGGAGTCGATCAGGCGGGTGTAGATCCCGACCACGAGCGCGACGGTGCCGCCTGAGACTCCCGGTACTGTCTCGACCACGCCGATCATGGCTCCGCGAACGAGGTTGCCCACGATCGAGGTGCGGCGCTCACCTGCGCTCTCCGCGTGCACCCATTCGACGGGGTGCTCTGCCGTGCTCATCGCGGGGGTCTTCTGCGCGTCATCCATCGCTTTCAGTGTAGAGGGGCGAACCTTCACAGGTGATCCGGGGTGGTGCGCCCGACAATGGACACATGGAGATCGCCGCATGACCGCCCTCGCGGGCGTCGTACCCGTCGTCCGCGTCGCTCAGGTGGCGGGAGGCGGAGAGTACGAGGGTTTCATCGGCTGGGTGCTGAGCCTCATGGAGACCATCGGCGAGGTAGGCGTTGGGCTCGCGGTGCTGCTCGAGACCTTCATCCCGCCGATCCCTTCGGAAGCTGTGCTTCCCGGTGCGGGGTTCCTCGCCTACGACGGACGCATGAACTTCTGGTGGGCGTGGGCGCTCGCGACGCTCGGCGCCCTCGTCGGAGCGTGGGCCTGGTACGGCA
It encodes the following:
- the glyA gene encoding serine hydroxymethyltransferase, which translates into the protein MSHQPDFLTDPLEVVDPEIAQVLADELGRQRGTLEMIASENFVPRAVLEAQGSVLTNKYAEGYPGRRYYGGCEFVDVAEELARERAKSLFGAAFANVQPHSGASANAAVLSAIAEPGDTILGLELAHGGHLTHGMHLNFSGKLYNVVSYGVDPETMLVDMDVVREKAREHRPKVIIAGWSAYPRQLDFAAFREIADEVGATLWVDMAHFAGLVAAGLHPSPVPHAHVVSSTVHKTIGGPRSGFILSNDKELGKKLNSNVFPGQQGGPLMHVIAAKATAFKLAASDAFAERQQRTLSGARLLADALTTDASRAAGVDVLTGGTDVHLVLADLRNSQLDGQQAEDALHAVGITVNRNSVPFDPRPPMVTSGLRIGTPALATRGFGDAEFAEVSEIIAQVLQQTGDTDEQRSRVTALAERFPLYAGLEEW
- a CDS encoding bifunctional methylenetetrahydrofolate dehydrogenase/methenyltetrahydrofolate cyclohydrolase, whose protein sequence is MSAQTLDGKAAAAEIKQELTERVAALAERGVVPGLATVLVGEDPGSQWYVAGKHRDCAEVGIASIKRELPETVTQEELETVIDELNENPECTGYIVQLPLPKHIDTHRILERVSPDKDADGLHPMNLGRLVLNANSEISSPLPCTPRGVIELVERNGLSWAGKHVVVIGRGVTVGRPMGPLLTRREYNATVTLTHTGTRDLGAVLRTADVIVGAAGVEGIVQAEHVQPGAIVLDVGVSRKTDPETGKSRVVGDIDPGVAEVAGWMSPNPGGVGPMTRALLLKNVVEMAERAAG
- a CDS encoding helix-turn-helix domain-containing protein, translated to MTQQPSSPDWTTYTRELGSRLHRLRIEHGLSQERLAYSAGITRYTYQKLEKGESAPGTPANPTLRNLMAIAQQLDVTLDSLLPQPWPDLRGR
- a CDS encoding helix-turn-helix domain-containing protein is translated as MTPDSDAPDWVGYAQALGARLHRLRIEHGFSQERLAYSAGITRYTYQKLEKGESAPGTPANPTLRNLMAIAQQLDVTLDTLLPQPWPDLSGH
- a CDS encoding DUF368 domain-containing protein; its protein translation is MDDAQKTPAMSTAEHPVEWVHAESAGERRTSIVGNLVRGAMIGVVETVPGVSGGTVALVVGIYTRLIDSASHVVSAGRRAVTGPDRGASIATHLKQVDWKLVVPVLIGMALALFTAAGPVADLVETYPELTRAAFFGMVLASISIPLRMAGIAGIRWHHALAGIAAGALAFWLVSIPPTTLEPSPLVLIIAAAIAVSALLLPGLSGSFLLLTFGLYEPTLRAVDERDLAYLGVFALGLMVGVVSIVKGLEWLLHHRRRITLVVLTGVMVGAMRTLWPWQSESRELAAPAANWPLALALAVIGFAVVAILAVVDARLSRRQRLR